A DNA window from Callospermophilus lateralis isolate mCalLat2 chromosome X, mCalLat2.hap1, whole genome shotgun sequence contains the following coding sequences:
- the LOC143638554 gene encoding germ cell-less protein-like 1 — translation MGALSSRMMWLRRDRAPEEPGVVRDGQEAVEMEAAVVQGEEEGEEAQLSTSQVGRKRKTSPGGPLAKAPRRERIKDKSRSIYQALFLRGEGSDIQIRALGEEWNLHRVYLCQAGYFASMFSGAWRETHMNTIEIQMPDENIDREALHEVLGSLYGDSMIIPPCRVVAILATASMLQLDELIQQCREIMKDTVSAQSVCNYYYSAENYGLQDIRTICRQWLLDNLMTQRNEELLMEVSLDLMRELIASSDLLVMEVEMDIYTTLKKWTFLQLQPTWRGTRRALLPDANSWFARHRGESEGAPFLETEQGRAFIPVFQQLRLAYIICDLPSAHIIDQDALIPAAWLTPVYKEQWLALLRAEQTKEIGPVDVYVSDLQGNSMRCGGQLQRDEQCSWRWAGFNFGWDLVVCYNNRRIVFRRSALNKSCGLGVSLLWQRKVAFRLRLVSLDRNGGAIFRRDTEYQMLSLRKDQELEVVNLENQDVVFPLYMACNFLYIPRERGTAQSEDSCKSPES, via the coding sequence ATGGGAGCACTAAGCAGTCGgatgatgtggctcaggcgggatCGTGCCCCAGAGGAGCCAGGTGTTGTTAGAGATGGGCAGGAGGCAGTGGAGATGGAAGCAGCAGTGGtgcagggggaggaggagggtgaAGAAGCCCAACTCTCCACAAGTCAGGTAGGCCGCAAGCGGAAGACCAGCCCAGGAGGGCCGCTGGCCAAAGCTCCTCGCAGGGAGAGGATCAAGGACAAGTCCAGGTCCATTTACCAGGCGCTCTTCCTGAGGGGTGAGGGCAGCGACATACAGATCCGTGCATTGGGGGAGGAGTGGAACTTACACAGGGTCTACCTGTGCCAGGCAGGGTACTTTGCTAGCATGTTCAGCGGCGCCTGGCGGGAGACACACATGAATACCATAGAGATACAGATGCCTGATGAGAACATTGATCGTGAGGCCTTGCATGAAGTTTTGGGCTCCTTGTACGGCGATTCCATGATCATCCCTCCCTGTCGAGTTGTTGCCATCCTGGCCACTGCCAGCATGCTACAGTTGGACGAGCTAATTCAACAGTGCAGGGAGATCATGAAGGACACTGTCAGTGCCCAGAGTGTGTGCAACTACTACTACTCAGCCGAGAACTATGGGCTTCAGGACATCAGAACCATTTGCCGCCAGTggctgttggacaacttgatgacCCAGCGTAATGAGGAACTTTTGATGGAAGTCAGTCTGGATCTCATGAGAGAGCTTATTGCCTCTTCAGATCTCTTGGTGATGGAGGTGGAGATGGACATATACACCACACTGAAAAAGTGGACGTTCCTACAGCTGCAGCCCACATGGAGGGGCACCCGAAGAGCATTACTGCCTGATGCCAACTCGTGGTTTGCCAGGCATAGAGGGGAGTCAGAAGGTGCACCTTTTCTGGAGACTGAGCAGGGCAGAGCCTTCATTCCAGTGTTCCAGCAGCTGCGGCTAGCCTACATCATCTGTGATCTGCCATCTGCACACATTATTGACCAGGATGCACTGATCCCTGCTGCGTGGTTGACCCCGGTATACAAAGAGCAGTGGCTAGCACTTCTTCGGGCTGAGCAGACAAAGGAGATTGGGCCTGTGGATGTCTATGTGTCTGACCTCCAAGGAAACAGCATGCGGTGTGGGGGCCAGCTCCAAAGAGATGAACAATGCAGCTGGAGGTGGGCAGGCTTTAACTTTGGCTGGGACCTGGTGGTGTGCTACAACAACCGTCGCATTGTATTCCGTCGCAGTGCACTGAACAAGTCCTGTGGTCTTGGGGTCAGCTTACTCTGGCAGAGAAAAGTTGCATTCCGACTCCGACTTGTCTCTTTGGACAGGAATGGAGGAGCCATTTTTAGGAGGGATACAGAATATCAGATGCTTTCCCTAAGAAAGGATCAAGAACTAGAGGTAGTGAACCTAGAGAACCAAGATGTGGTCTTCCCCTTATACATGGCATGTAACTTCCTGTACATCCCCCGGGAGAGGGGCACTGCCCAGAGTGAGGACTCTTGCAAAAGCCCAGAAAGCTGA